A window of the Microvirga terrae genome harbors these coding sequences:
- a CDS encoding ABC transporter ATP-binding protein yields the protein MRAPDHPVQAKGDVLLAVENVSLGFGGVKALTDVSFDIRKSEIRAIIGPNGAGKTSMLNCINGFYYPTEGRITFKGVKRPKMRPYVAARGGIARTFQNVALFKSMSTLDNIMAGRSIKMHSSFFWQLFRHGPAMKEEVAHRRFVEEIIDFLEIQHIRKVPVGRLPYGLQKRVELGRALAMEPELLLLDEPMAGMNLEEKEDMSRFILEVNQQYGTTIALIEHDMGVVMDLSDRVVVLEYGRKIADGTPAEVKSDRRVIDAYLGVAH from the coding sequence ATGAGAGCGCCGGATCATCCCGTGCAGGCGAAGGGCGACGTACTGCTCGCGGTCGAGAACGTGTCGCTGGGTTTCGGCGGCGTCAAAGCCCTGACGGACGTGTCCTTCGACATCCGCAAGAGCGAGATCCGCGCCATCATCGGACCGAACGGCGCGGGCAAGACCTCGATGCTAAACTGCATCAATGGCTTCTATTATCCGACCGAGGGCCGCATCACGTTCAAGGGGGTGAAACGCCCGAAAATGCGTCCCTATGTGGCGGCGCGTGGCGGCATCGCCCGCACGTTCCAGAACGTCGCACTCTTCAAGAGCATGTCGACCCTCGACAACATCATGGCGGGGCGCTCGATCAAGATGCATTCGAGCTTCTTCTGGCAGCTCTTCCGCCATGGCCCGGCCATGAAGGAGGAGGTCGCGCATCGCCGCTTTGTCGAGGAGATCATCGACTTCCTCGAGATCCAGCATATCCGGAAGGTTCCGGTGGGGCGGCTGCCTTACGGTCTCCAGAAGCGGGTCGAGCTCGGGCGGGCCCTGGCCATGGAGCCGGAACTGCTGCTGCTCGACGAGCCCATGGCGGGCATGAACCTCGAGGAAAAGGAAGACATGTCCCGCTTCATCCTGGAGGTGAATCAGCAATACGGCACCACGATCGCGTTGATCGAGCACGACATGGGCGTGGTGATGGATCTCTCCGACCGGGTCGTGGTGCTGGAATACGGGCGCAAGATCGCCGACGGAACGCCAGCCGAGGTCAAGAGCGACCGGCGCGTGATCGACGCCTATCTCGGCGTGGCGCACTGA
- a CDS encoding branched-chain amino acid ABC transporter permease, whose translation MLYKVFIEPFVFMGEAPDLLIQTLWEGLVSGVLYALIALGFVLIFKASGVFNFAQGIMVVFAALILVGLYEKGVPAFLALILAAVAMLVLAMVVERVVLRPLVNQPDIILFMATFGLTYFLIGFGELIFGGNPREMITEQLFLPQGTTEIDALGGSIRLQHLDVAAAVIASIMIGLLAVFFSKTRIGRALRAVADSHKAALSVGISLNQIWVIVWFAAGMVALVAGIMWGARSGVSFSLQIIALKALPVLILGGFTSIPGAIIGGLIIGVGEKLGEFYWGPLVGGGVETWLAYVIALLFLLYRPQGLFGEKIIERI comes from the coding sequence ATGCTGTACAAGGTCTTCATCGAACCCTTCGTCTTCATGGGCGAGGCTCCGGATCTCCTGATCCAGACCCTCTGGGAGGGGCTGGTCTCGGGAGTCCTTTACGCCTTGATCGCGCTTGGCTTCGTGCTCATCTTCAAGGCATCCGGTGTGTTCAATTTTGCGCAGGGGATCATGGTCGTGTTCGCGGCGCTGATCCTAGTCGGCCTCTACGAGAAGGGTGTTCCGGCCTTTCTGGCTCTCATCCTCGCAGCAGTCGCCATGCTGGTCCTCGCCATGGTGGTGGAGCGCGTCGTGCTGCGCCCGCTCGTCAACCAGCCCGACATCATCCTGTTCATGGCGACCTTCGGGCTCACCTATTTCCTGATCGGGTTCGGCGAACTCATCTTCGGCGGCAACCCGCGGGAGATGATCACGGAACAGCTCTTTCTGCCGCAGGGCACGACGGAGATCGATGCTCTCGGCGGCTCGATCCGGCTCCAGCATCTCGACGTCGCGGCTGCCGTGATCGCCTCGATCATGATCGGCCTTCTCGCCGTGTTCTTCTCCAAGACCCGCATCGGCCGTGCGCTACGGGCGGTGGCCGACAGCCACAAGGCGGCGCTCTCGGTGGGCATCTCGCTCAACCAGATCTGGGTGATCGTCTGGTTTGCGGCCGGCATGGTGGCTCTTGTCGCAGGCATCATGTGGGGCGCCCGCTCGGGCGTGTCGTTCTCGCTCCAGATCATCGCGCTGAAGGCTCTTCCGGTCCTCATCCTAGGCGGGTTCACGTCGATCCCGGGCGCCATCATCGGCGGGCTCATCATCGGGGTCGGCGAGAAGCTCGGCGAGTTCTACTGGGGGCCGCTCGTCGGCGGCGGCGTGGAGACGTGGCTCGCCTACGTCATCGCCCTCCTCTTCCTGCTCTACAGACCGCAAGGTCTGTTCGGCGAGAAGATCATCGAACGGATTTAG
- a CDS encoding branched-chain amino acid ABC transporter permease produces the protein MLYREAGQFKTNYVADSAIFPLREDRIGLAVIILAAYALAFLGNSFVLQAVMIPFLVFSLAAIGLNILTGYTGLLSLGTGAFMGVGAYACYKLMTAFPGVNVIVWIFVSGFFSAAVGALFGLPSLRIKGFYLAVATLAAQFFLQWCFIRIPWLVNYNVSGALDAPLRTLFGIPIMGPNATPQTRYLLVLTIVILLTWLASNLVHGRIGRMWIAIRDMDLAAELMGIRPLQTKLLAFAVSSYYCGVAGALLVFLWYGGAEYDVFNINQSFFILFMVIIGGLGSLIGSFFGAALIFILPIVLGIVLPAALSPFGLSVGADVIEHLRFMIVGALIIFFLIVEPHGLARLWQIGKQKLLVWPFPY, from the coding sequence GTGCTCTATCGCGAGGCCGGCCAGTTCAAGACCAACTACGTGGCGGACAGCGCGATCTTCCCCTTGCGGGAAGACCGGATTGGGCTCGCCGTCATCATCCTGGCCGCCTATGCCCTGGCTTTCCTCGGGAACAGCTTCGTGCTGCAAGCGGTGATGATCCCCTTCCTGGTGTTCTCCCTTGCAGCCATCGGGCTCAATATCCTCACCGGCTATACGGGTCTTCTGTCGCTCGGCACCGGCGCCTTCATGGGTGTCGGCGCCTATGCCTGCTACAAGCTGATGACGGCTTTTCCCGGCGTGAACGTGATCGTCTGGATCTTCGTCTCGGGATTTTTCTCAGCCGCGGTCGGCGCATTGTTCGGCCTGCCCTCCCTGCGCATCAAAGGCTTCTATCTCGCCGTCGCCACGCTCGCCGCCCAATTCTTCCTGCAGTGGTGCTTCATCCGCATCCCGTGGCTCGTGAACTACAACGTGTCCGGTGCGCTCGACGCTCCGCTGCGCACCCTGTTCGGTATTCCGATCATGGGGCCGAACGCAACGCCCCAGACGCGCTACCTTTTGGTGCTCACCATCGTGATTCTGCTCACCTGGCTCGCGTCGAACCTCGTTCACGGTCGCATCGGGCGCATGTGGATCGCCATCCGCGACATGGATTTGGCGGCCGAGCTCATGGGGATCAGGCCCCTTCAGACCAAACTCCTGGCGTTCGCGGTCTCTTCCTACTACTGCGGCGTCGCCGGCGCCCTCCTCGTGTTCCTCTGGTACGGTGGAGCGGAATACGACGTGTTCAACATCAACCAGTCGTTCTTCATCCTGTTCATGGTAATCATCGGCGGCTTGGGCAGCCTCATCGGATCCTTCTTCGGCGCGGCGTTGATCTTCATCCTGCCGATCGTCCTCGGAATCGTGCTGCCGGCCGCCCTGTCGCCCTTCGGCCTCTCGGTAGGAGCCGATGTCATCGAGCATTTGCGCTTCATGATCGTAGGCGCGCTCATCATCTTTTTCCTGATCGTCGAACCGCACGGTCTCGCGCGGCTCTGGCAGATCGGCAAGCAGAAGCTCCTGGTGTGGCCCTTCCCCTACTGA
- a CDS encoding ABC transporter substrate-binding protein produces the protein MSFRTMSLGLAAATMLAGTALPAFAQDSIYVPLFTYRTGPFAGSGTFIADGMHDYLEMLNQRDGGIGGVKLVLEECETGYDTKKGVECYEAVKGKNPVIVNPWSTGITLPLIPRASVDKIPILSMAYGLSASARGDIFPWVFNPPATYWDGLSMIIKFIGEKEGGLDKLKGKKIGFIHLDAAFGKEPIPLLQDLAKDIGFEVALYPVAAQDMQNQSSQWLSARRDRPDYMIMWGWGSMNGAAVKEAVRSGYPMDKFYSVWWPSEDDARSGGAGAKGFKELNWHAVGANFPALQDIQKHVIDKGLSKAAKDKVGEVLYNRGVYNSLLIAEGIAQAQKLTGKKAVTGEDVRRGMENIKLDAARLKELGLEGFTDQLVLSCNDHNGHRAAFMQEWDGSKWVKISNPIEPMTDRVKSQLDGAAKDYAEKNAGWPKRTETCDKAS, from the coding sequence ATGTCGTTTCGAACAATGAGCCTAGGATTAGCCGCCGCTACGATGCTCGCCGGCACTGCCCTTCCTGCCTTTGCGCAGGATTCGATCTATGTCCCTCTCTTCACCTACCGGACGGGGCCCTTCGCGGGGTCCGGCACCTTCATCGCCGACGGCATGCACGACTACCTGGAGATGCTGAACCAGCGCGACGGCGGCATCGGGGGCGTGAAGCTCGTGCTGGAGGAATGCGAGACCGGCTACGACACCAAGAAGGGCGTCGAATGCTATGAGGCGGTGAAGGGCAAGAACCCGGTGATCGTCAACCCGTGGTCGACCGGCATCACGCTGCCGCTGATCCCGCGCGCCTCGGTGGACAAGATCCCGATCCTGTCCATGGCTTACGGGCTGTCGGCATCGGCCCGCGGCGACATCTTCCCCTGGGTGTTCAATCCCCCGGCCACCTATTGGGACGGGTTGTCGATGATCATCAAGTTCATCGGCGAGAAGGAAGGCGGTCTCGACAAGCTGAAAGGCAAGAAGATCGGCTTCATCCATCTCGACGCAGCCTTCGGCAAGGAGCCGATTCCGCTCCTTCAGGACCTCGCGAAGGACATCGGGTTCGAGGTGGCGCTCTATCCGGTCGCCGCCCAGGACATGCAGAACCAGTCCTCGCAATGGCTCAGTGCCCGCCGGGATCGGCCGGACTACATGATCATGTGGGGCTGGGGCTCCATGAACGGCGCAGCCGTGAAGGAAGCCGTCCGTTCCGGCTACCCGATGGACAAGTTCTACTCCGTATGGTGGCCGAGCGAGGACGACGCCCGCAGCGGCGGCGCAGGCGCGAAGGGCTTCAAGGAACTGAACTGGCACGCGGTCGGGGCGAACTTCCCGGCTCTCCAGGACATCCAGAAGCACGTGATCGACAAGGGTCTGTCGAAAGCCGCCAAGGACAAGGTGGGCGAGGTGCTCTACAACCGCGGGGTCTACAACTCCCTGCTGATCGCCGAGGGCATCGCCCAGGCCCAGAAGCTCACGGGCAAGAAGGCGGTGACCGGTGAGGACGTGCGCCGCGGCATGGAGAACATCAAGCTCGATGCGGCCAGGCTCAAGGAACTCGGCCTCGAAGGGTTCACCGACCAACTCGTCCTGTCCTGCAATGACCACAACGGCCATCGCGCTGCCTTCATGCAGGAATGGGACGGGTCGAAGTGGGTGAAGATCTCCAACCCGATCGAGCCGATGACGGATCGGGTCAAAAGCCAGCTCGATGGCGCCGCGAAGGACTATGCCGAGAAAAACGCCGGCTGGCCCAAGCGCACGGAGACCTGTGATAAGGCGAGCTGA
- a CDS encoding ABC transporter ATP-binding protein — protein MTSAIQIHEPNKPHPAETVLNVNNIEVIYDHVILVLKGVSLNVPKGGIVALLGANGAGKTTTLKAVSNLLRAERGEVTKGSIEFNGERVDRLSPNELVRRGCIQVLEGRHCFGHLTIEENLLTGAFTRKDGNAAIRRDLEVIYGYFPRLKQRRTSMAGYTSGGEQQMCAIGRAMMSRPSMILLDEPSMGLAPQIVEEIFEIVRKLNATEGVSFLLAEQNTNMALKYATYGYILETGRVVMDGPAQMLRENEDVKEFYLGVSEGDRKSFRAVKSYKRRKRWLA, from the coding sequence ATGACAAGCGCCATCCAGATCCATGAGCCGAACAAGCCGCACCCGGCGGAGACCGTCCTCAACGTCAATAACATCGAGGTCATCTACGACCACGTGATCCTCGTGCTCAAGGGCGTGTCCCTCAACGTGCCGAAGGGCGGCATCGTGGCCCTGCTCGGGGCGAACGGCGCCGGCAAGACGACGACGCTGAAAGCCGTCTCCAACCTGCTCCGCGCCGAGCGCGGCGAAGTGACGAAGGGGTCGATCGAGTTCAACGGCGAGCGCGTCGACCGCCTGTCTCCCAACGAGTTGGTGCGACGCGGCTGCATCCAGGTTCTCGAAGGACGCCACTGCTTCGGCCATCTCACCATCGAGGAGAACCTGCTCACCGGTGCTTTCACCCGCAAGGACGGCAACGCGGCGATCCGGCGCGATCTCGAGGTGATCTATGGCTATTTTCCGCGCCTGAAGCAACGGCGGACCTCCATGGCGGGCTATACTTCCGGCGGCGAACAGCAGATGTGCGCCATCGGCCGGGCGATGATGTCCCGCCCGTCCATGATCCTGCTCGACGAACCCTCCATGGGGCTGGCGCCCCAGATCGTGGAAGAGATTTTCGAGATCGTGCGCAAACTCAATGCCACGGAAGGCGTCTCCTTCCTCCTCGCCGAGCAGAACACCAACATGGCGTTGAAATACGCCACCTACGGCTACATTCTCGAAACGGGACGCGTCGTGATGGACGGGCCCGCGCAGATGCTGCGCGAGAACGAGGACGTGAAGGAGTTCTATCTTGGGGTCTCGGAAGGTGACCGAAAGTCCTTCCGGGCCGTGAAGAGCTACAAGCGCCGCAAGCGCTGGCTTGCATGA
- a CDS encoding phenylacetate--CoA ligase family protein, translated as MDQKVRKIALSDFFDVNETRDPAEREAALFGRLPEILNRSAEAPAYAARLAGIDLGSIRSREALAKIPVLRKSELPAQQKAALPFGGFVAGPCGSFGRLFTSPGPIFEPEPHIEDPWRSARGLFAAGFRRGDVVLNTFSYHLTPGGFIMDSGARALGCAVVPAGPGNTEQQFELIEAYRPVAYCGTPDFLKVLLDGAAASNRDVSSIRRALVSGAAFPKSLQDEFSSKGIEAYQAYATADLGFIAYETSAREGLVVNEDIIVEIVRPGTGDPVPPGDVGEIVVTTLDAHRPIIRLALGDLTAAMTGFSSCGRTNMRIRGWMGRADQATKVKGMFIRPEQVAEIGRRHPELGRLRLVVTRDGETDVMTLMAETAAPSEALSAAVGATLQTVAKLKGSVSFASPGHLPNDGKIIADERRYE; from the coding sequence ATGGATCAGAAAGTCAGGAAAATCGCTTTGTCCGACTTCTTCGACGTCAATGAGACCCGTGATCCCGCCGAGCGCGAAGCCGCGCTCTTCGGGCGGCTGCCGGAAATCTTGAACAGGTCCGCCGAGGCCCCCGCCTACGCGGCGCGTCTCGCCGGGATCGACCTGGGCAGCATCCGAAGCCGCGAGGCGCTTGCCAAAATTCCTGTGCTGCGCAAATCCGAGCTGCCGGCACAGCAGAAAGCCGCCCTGCCCTTTGGAGGCTTCGTGGCCGGGCCATGCGGCTCGTTCGGTCGGCTGTTTACATCGCCCGGTCCGATCTTCGAACCCGAACCCCATATCGAAGACCCCTGGCGCTCGGCTCGCGGTCTTTTCGCCGCCGGCTTCCGGCGCGGCGACGTGGTGCTCAATACCTTCAGCTATCATCTCACGCCCGGCGGCTTCATCATGGATTCGGGTGCGCGCGCGCTCGGCTGCGCCGTCGTTCCAGCGGGTCCGGGCAACACCGAGCAGCAATTCGAGTTGATCGAGGCTTATCGTCCTGTCGCCTATTGCGGCACCCCTGACTTCCTGAAGGTGCTGCTCGACGGCGCGGCAGCCTCGAATCGGGACGTTTCATCGATCAGACGCGCGCTCGTCTCGGGGGCTGCCTTTCCGAAGTCCCTGCAGGACGAATTCTCGTCGAAGGGCATCGAGGCCTATCAGGCTTATGCCACGGCGGATCTCGGCTTCATCGCCTATGAAACCTCAGCCCGGGAAGGTCTGGTGGTCAACGAAGACATCATCGTTGAGATCGTGCGGCCCGGGACCGGAGACCCCGTGCCTCCGGGTGATGTGGGTGAGATCGTCGTCACGACCCTCGACGCCCACCGGCCGATCATCCGCCTGGCTCTCGGTGACCTGACAGCGGCCATGACCGGTTTCAGCTCCTGCGGGCGCACGAATATGCGCATCAGGGGCTGGATGGGACGGGCCGACCAGGCCACGAAAGTCAAAGGGATGTTCATCCGACCCGAGCAGGTCGCAGAGATCGGCCGGCGTCATCCCGAACTGGGACGTCTGCGCCTCGTCGTGACCCGCGACGGCGAGACGGACGTGATGACGCTCATGGCCGAAACCGCCGCGCCGAGCGAGGCTCTCTCGGCCGCGGTCGGCGCAACGCTTCAGACTGTCGCGAAGCTGAAAGGATCGGTAAGCTTCGCCTCGCCCGGCCACCTTCCGAACGACGGCAAGATCATCGCGGACGAGCGCCGTTACGAGTGA
- a CDS encoding outer membrane protein, with product MTAPIFTWTGFYAGVNAGWGWRDSNRESVILGGAVPGTLFFPNNDDGGFTGGGQIGYNYQIGSFVIGVETDIQWADTDQSETVAFIPAGLPGTFVPGTFDNNLSDWFGTVRARAGVAFDRVLIYATGGLAYSDDNTGWVAGGGVEWALPVNWFGSSAVTFGVEGLWIGFDDDDDNLGRFAGTFTPTGGTPVDLFVPNNNNDDNDFFVARAKLNFKFGTY from the coding sequence GTGACGGCGCCGATCTTCACCTGGACCGGTTTCTACGCCGGTGTGAACGCCGGCTGGGGCTGGCGCGACAGCAATCGGGAATCCGTCATTCTTGGCGGCGCCGTTCCTGGTACGCTGTTCTTCCCTAACAACGACGACGGTGGATTCACCGGCGGTGGCCAGATCGGCTACAACTACCAGATCGGTTCTTTCGTGATTGGTGTCGAGACCGACATCCAGTGGGCAGATACCGATCAGAGTGAAACAGTTGCGTTTATTCCGGCGGGCCTGCCGGGCACCTTCGTACCCGGCACCTTCGACAACAACCTGTCGGATTGGTTCGGCACCGTGCGCGCCCGCGCGGGTGTCGCGTTCGACCGCGTGCTGATCTACGCCACCGGCGGTCTCGCCTATTCAGACGACAACACCGGATGGGTGGCCGGCGGCGGCGTCGAGTGGGCTCTGCCGGTGAACTGGTTCGGCTCCTCGGCTGTGACCTTCGGTGTCGAAGGCCTCTGGATCGGTTTCGACGACGATGATGACAACCTGGGTCGCTTTGCCGGCACCTTCACGCCGACGGGCGGGACCCCGGTCGATCTCTTCGTGCCGAACAACAACAACGACGACAACGACTTCTTCGTGGCTCGCGCCAAGCTGAACTTCAAGTTCGGCACCTACTGA
- a CDS encoding sigma factor-like helix-turn-helix DNA-binding protein, whose protein sequence is MTTLKEFEDALREQGMHMALAILERLRERDRTKRSVTPARRIAGRKMTPELARRILELHGTTEMTQQEIAFQLGVNQGRVNEVIKRGKWLHDDPASPEAIARDKAKARMAVDAAGKRPARRVIKAVSADQKKASKPKLSNQAQLLLGDL, encoded by the coding sequence TTGACCACGCTCAAGGAATTCGAGGATGCCCTGCGCGAGCAGGGGATGCACATGGCTCTCGCAATCCTGGAGAGGCTACGGGAGCGGGATCGGACCAAACGTTCGGTGACTCCTGCCCGCCGGATTGCTGGACGGAAGATGACGCCGGAACTCGCCCGTCGGATTCTGGAGCTCCATGGAACGACCGAGATGACCCAGCAGGAAATTGCCTTTCAGCTCGGCGTCAATCAGGGACGGGTGAACGAGGTCATCAAGAGAGGCAAGTGGCTTCATGACGACCCGGCTTCGCCTGAGGCCATCGCCCGGGACAAGGCCAAGGCCCGTATGGCCGTTGACGCCGCCGGCAAGCGCCCGGCGCGCCGGGTGATCAAGGCCGTCTCTGCCGATCAGAAAAAGGCCTCGAAGCCGAAGCTGAGCAATCAGGCGCAGTTGTTGTTGGGTGATCTATAG
- a CDS encoding pentapeptide repeat-containing protein, with amino-acid sequence MAGANLSETEVSRTRFEGTDLSKADFTKALGWRANFGQANLTGAVFSSADMNRSNFAQVKGTGANFSKAELNRSDFSGADLAGANMSKAELARVLFQSARVTGIDFSYSNLSRARLDGLDLQGVNLTGSYLYLTQFGGANLSGVTGLTQAQVDIACGTAQTKLPAGLTAPKTWPCKDEEE; translated from the coding sequence ATGGCCGGCGCGAACCTGAGCGAAACGGAGGTTAGTCGGACCCGCTTCGAGGGCACCGATCTGTCCAAGGCGGATTTCACGAAGGCACTCGGCTGGCGGGCGAATTTCGGCCAGGCCAACCTCACCGGTGCCGTCTTCAGTTCGGCCGATATGAATCGGTCGAATTTCGCCCAAGTGAAAGGGACTGGCGCGAACTTCAGCAAAGCTGAACTGAACCGGTCCGACTTCAGTGGTGCCGACCTTGCGGGCGCGAACATGTCCAAGGCGGAGCTCGCGCGGGTGCTCTTTCAGAGCGCGCGAGTGACTGGTATTGACTTCAGCTATTCCAATCTGTCGCGTGCCCGGCTCGACGGCCTGGATCTGCAAGGCGTGAACCTCACGGGCTCATACCTGTATCTGACCCAGTTCGGCGGCGCGAACCTGAGCGGAGTGACCGGCCTGACTCAGGCGCAGGTCGACATCGCCTGCGGAACCGCACAGACCAAGCTTCCAGCCGGTCTCACGGCGCCGAAAACCTGGCCCTGCAAGGACGAGGAGGAGTGA
- a CDS encoding Crp/Fnr family transcriptional regulator, whose amino-acid sequence MTWYEAIGWFGAVLAVTGSAMKTIIPLRCIGIGANICSLIFSSFTGNYPSLVVNLILLPLNGTRLYQMLGLIKRVKHASKSDLSMDWLKPFMTRRRTETGEVLFAKGDVANCMFFTISGRYRLKEIDIELLQGQVVGEMGFMSPSNTRTQTLECLEAGEVLSISYDEVRQLYFQNPEFGFYFLRLTSERLFANMEKMEEEIVRLRAALPDIEPVQKAASA is encoded by the coding sequence ATGACGTGGTACGAGGCCATCGGGTGGTTCGGGGCCGTCCTGGCCGTCACGGGCAGCGCAATGAAGACGATCATCCCTCTGCGCTGCATAGGGATTGGAGCGAATATCTGCTCCCTGATCTTCTCCTCGTTCACGGGCAATTATCCCAGCCTCGTGGTCAATCTGATCCTGCTGCCGCTCAACGGCACTCGGCTTTACCAGATGCTGGGCCTGATCAAGCGCGTGAAGCACGCCTCGAAGAGCGATCTGTCCATGGATTGGCTCAAGCCCTTCATGACCCGCCGCAGGACAGAGACCGGAGAGGTGCTGTTCGCCAAGGGCGACGTCGCCAATTGCATGTTCTTCACGATCTCGGGTCGCTATCGCCTCAAGGAGATCGATATCGAGCTTCTCCAGGGTCAGGTGGTCGGCGAAATGGGTTTCATGTCTCCGAGCAACACCCGCACGCAAACCCTCGAGTGCCTTGAAGCCGGAGAGGTGCTGAGCATCTCCTATGACGAGGTCCGCCAGCTCTATTTCCAAAATCCTGAATTCGGCTTCTACTTCCTGCGCCTCACGAGCGAGCGCCTCTTCGCGAACATGGAGAAGATGGAAGAGGAAATTGTCCGTCTTCGCGCGGCGCTGCCGGATATCGAGCCCGTGCAGAAGGCCGCATCAGCTTAG
- a CDS encoding Fe(3+) ABC transporter substrate-binding protein gives MVNLSFGRGLLLGAAAIGALVGTSVSAFAQEVLNIYTTREPGLIKPVLDEFTKETGIKVNTIFIANGLEERIRTEGQNSPADLIITVDIGRLAAAKDYGVTQPVKSEALEKVIPAAYRDPEGHWFGIALRGRVVYASKERVKQDKITYEELADPKWKGKVCIRSGQHLYNISLIAAMIAHKGEAKAEEWLKGVKANLAKKPSGGDREQAKDILAGVCDIAVGNTYYVSLMLNGSDAEQKKWGEAINVILPTFEGGGTHVNVSGLALTKYAPNKANAVKFMEYMVSDASQQIHAEANSEYPIKAGIKIHPTIASFGELKADTTPIAEIAKLRKKASELVDKVGFDQ, from the coding sequence ATGGTGAACCTTTCGTTTGGACGCGGACTGCTCTTGGGTGCAGCGGCCATCGGGGCCCTGGTAGGAACGAGTGTTTCGGCCTTCGCCCAAGAAGTGCTGAACATCTACACCACCCGCGAACCCGGCCTGATCAAGCCTGTCCTCGACGAGTTCACCAAGGAGACCGGGATCAAGGTCAACACGATCTTCATCGCCAACGGTCTCGAGGAGCGCATCCGCACCGAGGGTCAGAACAGCCCGGCCGATCTGATCATCACGGTCGATATCGGGCGCCTGGCTGCCGCAAAGGATTACGGCGTGACGCAGCCGGTGAAGTCCGAGGCGCTCGAGAAGGTCATCCCGGCCGCCTACCGCGATCCTGAGGGCCATTGGTTCGGCATCGCTCTGCGCGGCCGTGTCGTCTATGCCTCCAAGGAGCGGGTGAAGCAGGACAAGATCACCTACGAGGAGCTTGCCGACCCCAAGTGGAAGGGCAAGGTCTGCATCCGTTCGGGCCAGCACCTCTACAACATCAGCCTGATCGCCGCGATGATCGCACACAAGGGCGAGGCAAAAGCGGAGGAATGGCTGAAGGGCGTGAAGGCCAACCTTGCCAAGAAGCCCTCGGGCGGCGACCGCGAACAGGCCAAGGACATCCTGGCGGGCGTCTGTGATATCGCTGTCGGCAACACCTACTATGTCTCCCTCATGCTCAACGGCAGCGATGCCGAGCAAAAGAAGTGGGGTGAGGCCATCAACGTGATCCTCCCGACGTTCGAGGGTGGTGGAACCCATGTGAACGTCTCGGGCCTCGCCTTGACGAAGTACGCGCCCAACAAGGCCAACGCTGTTAAGTTCATGGAATACATGGTCTCGGATGCATCCCAGCAGATTCACGCCGAAGCGAACTCGGAATATCCGATCAAAGCCGGCATCAAGATCCATCCAACGATCGCGTCTTTCGGGGAACTCAAGGCCGACACCACCCCGATCGCCGAGATTGCGAAGCTGCGCAAGAAGGCCAGCGAGCTGGTCGACAAGGTTGGCTTCGACCAATAA